Genomic window (Primulina eburnea isolate SZY01 chromosome 8, ASM2296580v1, whole genome shotgun sequence):
gaaacgtgTTTTAGGAATTATATATTGCATTGGCTAGGGCTTTCTAATAATTTTCTTCTTTCCCTTATCATTCCATCGATTCAAGCCTTCTTCTCTCCAAGGTTTTCTCTCCCTCATCTTCTACCTCAAGCTCAAGGATTTTAGTTTATTGTTTAGATTTTCCTATCTCAATTTACAAGCTTCAAGGTAAGAAGTCTATATTCTTGAGTTGATAGAGGGTTTAAGAAATTGAAGGTAATTGATGGTTTCGTTGAGTTCTTTGATTGTTGGGAAGGATTAATGGTTGAATTAATGTCTTTTGTTGTAGGATTCCCTTCAAGAACATCTAAGCAATCATTTGGTTGGGTAGTAAGTAGAAACTtctccttgtgctcacatgatgaatatatgtatataagccATGTTTATTGATAATTAGCTCTTTTCATTGGTATATATTTTATCTATATATTGTCATATGTTCATTGTTCAAGGATTTTTATAGAATTCATTGATCAAGGAACTAATAATCTATTGTGCCTACCAAgtgtttgttttattgcttcaatgAGGTTCCTTTGATTAAAGCCAAGGAATGATAGCTTTTGAATATGTAGAATGGCTCCAAAACCCGATATTGGTTGGGAGTTCGCTCACATCGTAGGTGATAATCAGAAGATAATAATATGCAAATTTTGTGGAAAAACCATAAACGGAGGAATTACGAGATTCAAAGAACATATTGCACTTGTTAGTGGAAATGTTCAGGCATGTTATAAAGCTCCCAAAGAAATATCATCGATGATCAGAAAACATCTTCAAgattcaaaaacaaaaaaaatatattgaaaaagaaaaaagaacttGGCTTAGAATCAATTCAACAAAGCGTTCAAGGATTGGAAAGTGAAAGTAGTGGTGAAGACGCTTCAGAAGATATTGAAACTCAACAATTGCGAAAAGCGTTGAAAGAAAGTCGTAACACTAGAGCTTTCGAGGAAGAGATGCATAACCAATATGGTCAaggtaaaaaatatatataatttcattAAATCATGTGTGTAtgcaattaataatttattttatatgtctGATAGTAAATTTTTAATTGTAGGATTTATCGGTTCTAGTTCATCGTCTGGTTCGAATCCTGGTTTGAAAAAAGAGATGCATCGTAGCTTCAGTATAAAAGAAAAATCTAAATGTCATCAAAGGGGATTGACACTTTTATGTTTCCCTCAAAGCATAAGAGTATAAAAAATTGGTTTGGTGCGGAAAAAGTTAAGGGAGTTGGAAAGACTATTTCAAAATAGTTTATATATAATGCTATTCCATTCAACGCAGCAGATAGTGGACCATATTATCAATCTATAATTAATATCATTGCAGAAGCTGGACCTGGAATAAAAGGTCCATCGGGACGCCAAATTGGTGGGGTTTTTTTGGAAGAAGAGGTTGATGAGATAAATGGTTATCTAAATGCTTTGAAATCTAAATGGTCCAAGTATGGATGTACGATTATGTGCGATGGTTGGAGCACACGCAACAAGCATCCTATCATTAATTTTATGATTTACTGTGATCGTAATATGGTATTTCATAGTTCAGTTGATTGCACCAACAAATCAAAGACT
Coding sequences:
- the LOC140839183 gene encoding uncharacterized protein, with amino-acid sequence MAPKPDIGWEFAHIVGDNQKIIICKFCGKTINGGITRFKEHIALVSGNVQKKELGLESIQQSVQGLESESSGEDASEDIETQQLRKALKESRNTRAFEEEMHNQYGQGFIGSSSSSGSNPGLKKEMHRSFKAGPGIKGPSGRQIGGVFLEEEVDEINGYLNALKSKWSNSVDCTNKSKTADFILSLMNKVIDEIGEENVVQVVTDSEGAMKAAGARLMMERPHLFWSPCAAHCLDLILEDVGKMQNVKKCIEKAKQITSFIYNSDKVVNLMKTFTNDRELLRPGITRFAT